The bacterium genomic sequence GACCAGACGAACCCGGTTGTCGCCCGGTACCATCGTGAGGTTCGGTGCGACCGGCGGCCCAGGCAGGAGCCAGCCCTGGTCATAGATGAACTGCGCCTGGTTGGCCAGCTTGGCCAGATGAACGAGCGAGTCGACCGGCCGGCTATCCCATTTCTGGTTAGCCCCACCGAACGGCGCACCCATGACGGCGACGATAAGCCGCGTCATCTTGCCCGGCGGCAGCGTGAACGGACCCGAGCATTGGATGAACCGCTTGTCCGCCGGAGCGACATCGAGCGCCGAGTCGTACGGCGAGTAGACGCCGGTCCGGTAGTCGAAGCCGGCCATTGTCAGGTACTGGGCCGCGTCGGTCACCGGGTCGATGTCAATCGTGAACTTCTTGAACGCGGTCATGCCCAGTCGCTGGCCGTTTGTGTCACGCGGGCTCTCGAGGAACTTGTACGCGATGACCCCCGGCGTGCCGGCGTCCCACAGCGTACCCGGGGCCTCGTAGCCGTCGTTGTCGCCGCAATACCCCACACCCGTCACCAAGCCGGCTCCGGGCACGTACGTGTTGAGCAGGGTTCCGACCATGTTGTCGGTCGCGACTCCGACGTCCGGGTCGACGCACGCGCCCATGTAGCATTTCTTCAACGTGTCAGTGGCGCTGGCGTTGCGCACCACGTAGCTGATGAAGAAGATGTCCTGATTCGACGGGTAGTTCCAGGCATAGACGGTCTGGAAGACGTCGATGTTCTGGGGCTTGCCGGGCGCAATGTGGTTTTCCGGCAGAACGTCCGAGTACGCGCACCACATGTCCTGGAGTGAAAAATTCTCCCTGGGCACGATGGTGTCGAGGTCGGACGACGTAACCCAGCGGCTGCGCGGCGTCGGCGGCCAGTCGGTCGGGTAAACGAACATCCGGTCGTCAGTGCTGCCCGTACCATCGGCGGCGTGCTCGACCGTGACCGGCGACATCTCAGTGCCGCCGGAGTTCGGGTTATAGCCGAATGAGACAAGCGTGTCCAGCTTGTCCGGGTTGGCGCTGTCAACTTTGATGGAGCCGAACCACAGACCCGCTCCGAAGAGGTAGCAGTTGTGGAGCGGCTGGGGCCAGGAGCCGCCGGCTTGTCCCGTACTGATCGTATTGTCGATGCCGTACTTGCCATCGTTGTAGAACGGGCACTTCCACCGGCTGATGTTGAGCCACGTCTGCGGGCTGTAGACACGGTGGCCGGGTGGCAGTGGGGTAGCGGTTCGGGCCAACGCCAGTGGAACCGCCAGGGTCGCGAGGAGCGCAAAGGCCAGGCAGAGGCGCGGGCCGGGGCCGGCAGGGGCCAGGCATCGTTGATTAGTCATTCTTCTCATCGTTGCTCCTTAGAACGACAGGCTCAGACCGACCCTGATCTTGCGCGGCGGACCGTAGTATGTCGGCGGGGTATTGGCGTCGGTGTAGGCCTTCATGTAGGAAAGGTACTGCTCGCTCTGAGTGATAAAGCCGTCGTGGTTGTAGTCGCGCGCCGGATGGTAATAGTAGTCGCCGAACAGGAACCCGGAGGCGCTAAACTGCTCGGGCGTGATGATGGCGCCGGTGTAGTCCGGCTTGCCGGTCGTGGAGAACACGTTCGTGATGATCTCGGTGTTCAGTATGTTCGTGATGTCGCAGGTGAGCGAGAACGCCAGGCCGAAGACGCGGAAGTCTTTGCCGATTCGGCCGTCGAGGTCGTAGCTGCTCGGCAGCCGGGCGGAGTTCGACAGTCCGATCTGATTGCCCTTCTGGTCGGTCGGCGTATACGGCGATCCCGTGTTGTAGCTGAAGACGCCCGACAGCTCCACGTCCCGCATCGGCACGACCTTGAAGTCGGACGGGAACAGGAACGCCAGGTCGGCATGGAGCGAGTGGCGGATATCCTGATCGAGGTAGTAGTCAAGCTGCAGCGGCGTCGTGCGCTGGTACTGAGTAGTGGCGGTCGAGGCCGTTCCCTTGGCAACCTGGTAGGTGTAGCCGATCGAACTCGACCAGTACTGGCTGAGGGTCTTCGACATGGTCGCCTCGAACCCCTGGATCCGCGCGTACTCGACGTTGTAGTACTCGGAATACGGCTGCGGCAGGGCGTGGACGACGCGCACACCCGCAAGGTCGAACACGTCCTTGTAGAACGCGGTCACGTCAAACTCGAAAATGTCCGACAACTGCGAGTCGAATCCCATTTCGTAGGCGATGGTCTTCTCCGCGCCCATGTCGGCGTTACCGACGATGACGTTGCCGCGGCTGCGCAACTCGGCCGCGGTCCGGTCGTTGTAGGTGTAAAGGTCGATGAACTCCGGGTTCTTGTAGAAGTGGCCGTAGCTGAAGCGGAACTTGACCCGCTCGGTAATCGGGTAGGAGAGACCGAGCCGCGGGGCCAGCCGGTACTTGGCCGGCACCGGCAGCATGGAATCGGCGATCACCTCACGCGAACCGAGGCTCTCCGGGAACGCGCGCACCTCTGCCTTCGAATCCAAGTAGTCGAACCGTACGCCGGCCCGCACCACCAGATCTTCGAAGTCGGCCCGGTCCTGGATGTAGGCGGAGGCGAGCAGCGGCTTGTAGTTGTACGCGTCCCAGAACGGATTCTGGTCCCAGGGCAGCGAGTTCTCGTAGACCGAGAGCGAGTACTGCGTGATGTCGATGCCGGTCTTGATTTCGTGGATTTTCGATACCGTATGGGTCAGGTCGACCTTGCCCAGTACCTGGTCGGTCGCGCGGTAGTGCCAGACCCCGGCATCGCCCTCGGTGTAGAAGAGGCTGGCCACGCCCCACGGATTGTCAACCAACTGGTATGGGGACTGCCAGTTCTTCTTGCCCGGGTGCGCGTAGACCGTGTCTCCGCTCGGCGAGAGCCAGTAAGACCGGTAGAGCTGGAGTATGGCGTTCTGCTTGTCCAGCCCCTCGGGGTTATTGAATACCCAGTCCTCGGCACGGAAGATGTAGCGGTTCCAGATACCGGCCTTTCGGAGTGCGCCCCAGACCCCGGTCGTGTCCGCCGCCTCGGCGTCGAAGTTGCGGTTGGTTCGAATCAGCGAGGTCTGGAACATGCCGACTTTCGCCTCGTAGACCGTGCTCTGCGAAAGCATATGGTTGATGGTGAAGTTCGCTTTGTACGACCGGACCCGGTTCGCGTAGAGCGCGGCCAGGTCATACTTCCAGGAGTTGCCCCAGGCCTGCCACTGGTAGTCAGAACCATAGGCATCGAGCGTAAACCTCAATCCCTGTTTCGTCAGGAAGAACTCCTTCGGCATCTGCAGGGTCACGTTACCCTCGAGCGCGTACTCACCGCGGGGTTCGTTGACCTTGTAGCGGACGCCGGCGTCGTCGGCGGTCCGGAAGAAATCCGCCGACAGGAAGTAGCGGAGACGGTTCCAGATCGGTGTCGGGCCGCCCAGCGATAGCGCGATCCGGTTATACCCGTAGTTATAACCGGTGTTCTGGGGGAAGAAGTCGTCGGTCGTGTAGGCAACGTGTCCGTTCGTCTTCTCCCCGCCCTCTTTGGTCACGGCCTTGATGATGCCGGACATGGCCTGACCGTACTCGGCGTCGAACCCGCCGGTGATGACGACAACCGACTGCAGGGCGTCGGCGGTCGGCTTGGGTGACGACCAGAGCGTGCCGACGAGCGCGTCCTGCGCGGACACGCCGTCGACCAGGTAGGCCACATCGTCGTACCGGCCGCCGCGGATGTGGGTCCAGCCCGTATTGGCGGTCTGGGTCACGCCCGCCTGCATGCCGACCAGGTCTGACAGGTTGGTCACCGGCAATCGCTTGAAGTCCTTGTCGGTGATGACCCGTTCCACCGTGACATTCGTCCGTTGCACCGGGTGCCACTTCTCGGCGGTTACCTCGACCTTCGTGCCGATGTCGATGACTGTGTTCGACATTTTGAAGTCGACGGTCGCGACGTTGTCCTGCACGACCAGCACGTTGGTCACCTTCTCTTCGTTGTAGCCCAGGTATGACGCGATCACGGTGTAGGTGCCGGGCGGGACGTTGATGATCTCGTACTTGCCGTCGGCGTCGCTGGCGTTGCCGAGTTCGGTCCCCTCGACCTGCACGTTGACCCCGGTCAGCACCTCGCCGGTTTTCCTATCCGTCACCTTGCCCTTGACCACGCCGGTGTTCGCGGCGAACGCCAGCCCGGCCAGGAGCAGCACGGACAGCGCCAAATATGAAGCGCGAAGATTGAAATTCCTCATCTCTCGCCTCCTCTACCGTATCCGAATCGGAATGCCCCAGACGACGGCATTGTAGCTGCCCTTTGCTTCCCAGATAACCGTCGCGGGGAGATGCTCGACTGTCAGCCGGTAAATCCCGGAGCTCAGCGAATCCAGTCTCACCGTATCCGTGATTGCATGCCGGTGTCCGTTGAAGTAGAAATAGTCAATGGCGTCGCCCGGGTTGGTGTACGGAGCGAGCAGCGCGAACCAGTCTCCCGGCGAATAGGTCAGCAGTTGATGTTTCGCGGAGTCCAGCGCATAGAACCGCTGGATGCCATAGTGGAGCGTGTCCGGTCGCAGCGCCACGGTGTCGAGCGTAATGCTGTCTTTCCGGCTGCTCCTGACGTAGACGTCGTAGATGGTGGGCGCGTCGTTCGGGTCGGGCGCATAAAACCGCCCGCCGCCGGCCAGTTTCCAGAGCCGCCACGTATCGCCTTCCTTCTTGAGCACGCAGCCCTCGACTGAGTAGCCGTTCAGCGGCTTCTGTATGACGGTATCGCACGGCTTCATGACGCTGTCGTAGAACGGCAGCCTGATGGTATCGCTCGGGTTCACGATGATGATCGAGTCCCGCAGGTAGGGCGTCTTCGCCCACGCGTGCATCCGCAAAGTGCCGGGGATCGTCTCGGCCATTGTCACCGTGCACGTCGTCTCGGCGTCGGGCGGAACCCACGTCGTCTCGGGCGGATTCACCGCGGAGTCGATTTCCATCACGGTATCCAGATTCAGATTGGCGGTGAACGTGTACTCGAACTGATGCGTGTCGAGCACATGCTCCATCTGGTTCAGCCGGAACCGCGGCGTGAACCGGTCGCCGATCATCTGCTTCTGCAGGACTTTCCCGGTGGTGCCGGGCAGGGCAGTGTCGCACATCGTCATTGCCAGCTCGGCCAACCCGGTTCGGAAGTAGGCCTTGTTGGCCTCAACCACCTGCTTGATGCCGGCCGTATCGTCCTTGGTCGGCCCCCAGAATCCCTCCGGCGCGGTCCGGCCGCAGCCGAAAATCGCCACGGTCAGCAGCGCACCCAGCGTCGCGCCGGCCAGCCTGCGCAGCCGATGGCGCCCGACCTGAACACACCACAGACTCATTCTGCCTCCCTTTGCTCTCTCACCGCCGAGCCGGTCGGAGCGATTCCCGCACCGGGAACGTTCCGCCGCGGCTGCGCGGCTACCTTATGTCACACCATTTGCGGGTCCCGGTCCGCGGCTCCCGCGGAGCACCCGAGGTCAGCCGGGACTCATCAAAGAACGAATGATTCAACAGCCGTCAGGCTGTCAAACGACCGACTGCGTATCGGCCGAACAAAATGGGCCGGTCAGCACGGTCGACCGCCGACTCAGGCCGTTCACGGCCCGAGTCAGTGAGAACTTTAGGCCGGAAAACCCCGGAGTCAAGCGGAACACGGTTTCCGGCCCGCGTGTCACGCATCACTCCATTGCCCGCGAGCACTGCCTCACCGCCGCAGCCTCGCCGCCGCGAACCTTTTCTGCCTCGCGGCGCAGGTAGCTCGCGATATCCTCGGCCTGCGGAAAAGCCAGCAGCTCGGTCAACTCCGGGTCTTCGCCGTCCGTCACCCAACGCTTCAGGAAAACTCGGGCCACCGCCGGACTGGCGCAGGCATCCTCGGCCAGACGCCGTGCCTGCTCCCGGGCGTCGGTCCGGCCGTGGTCAATGCACAATCTCAGGTAACATATCAACAGGTTGCTCAAGACTCGCGTGAAATCCTGCTCGGCCAGACCCAGCTCCCTGACCAATCGCTCCGCTTCGCGGCAGAGCTCGATCGCCTTCTCCAAAGCCGGCCGCGACTGCCTGCCCTGGACGTACTCCACCTGCGCGAGGCTCAAGCGCGCCGAAACCTGGTCGATCTTCTCGCCGACGCTGCCTTCCGCGCCGTCGGAGCGACCGGGAACGCCGACGGCCATGACCTGCCGGTAATAGTCCTTCGCTCGTTCGAAATGCCGGTCTGCCTGTTCCTCGCGCCCCGCGCGCCGCTCCCCTGCCGCCCGCGTAAATTCGGCAATGCCGAGCTGGTCCAGGAGCTTGAGCCGCTGCCCGGATTGCGGCGCGAGCTGCAGCGCGGTCTCGATGAAATAGCGGGCAAGCGCGTACGGCTCGAGGCCGTCGGGCAGCGCGCCGGTGGCAAGGTCGGGCATCAACTCGCGTATCGCGGACACGCGCTCCTTCAGCTCGGAATTGTAGCTCTCGCACTGCGACAGGCGTTTGGCGATTCTGTCCCGCACCGACTCGGGGTCCTGCGCGCACACGACGTCGAACCTCAAGTCCTGGTCGTTCGACCACGCGCGGAGCACCGACTGACCAAGGATGGCAATCACCCAGGACAGCCGCAGGCTCAGCGCCTGGACGTAGTGCTCGGAAGGCTGGTAGGCGATCGCCGTGGCCCACGAAAGGCAGGTCGGGCATGCGGCAAGGTGCTTGCCGACCTTCAGATACGGAAATGGCTTGTCCTTGGCTCTGGCCCAGTCGGCAATCAGATTCTGGACCAGGCTGCAGTTCGCGGAGCGGGAAGCCGGGCTGGCCGACACATTTTCTCCTTTTGCCTTAACTTAGCCCGGTGCGGCCTGCGCTTCCAGCTCGGCCGCCCAATCTCGCCTGACTGGCGGGACGTCTTCGGCGCGCCGGGGAGACATCCGCGACGCATTCCCGGCGTCGCTCGGCGGACGTGCCCCCTCGGATTGCGGCCCGAACAGCCGTGCGCAGAACGCCCGCCCCTCATCCCCGGTCAGCCCTAGCGCCGCGCAGCGCCTCAGAACCGCATCCCGGCGCTTGTACACGACCCACTGGTTCCGCTGCACCTTCCGTCCGACGTCCGCTGCCGTCATTCCCTTGGACAGGAGCCAGATGATGTCGCCGTCATCGCCCAGCTCGAGCAGCCACCGGACGAGGCCGAAGTGCCGGCCGTCGTGGTACGACCGCGCGACCCGCGCCAGTGTCCGGTCTACGCCGTCCATCGTCATGTCGTACAGCCGCGTCAGCTCGAAGCGCGACAGGTTTCCCTCGTACCAATTGTAGAACAACTCCTGGTCAACGGCCCGTCCCGGGGAGCTGCCGTTTTCCGGGCCGAGTGCGGTCAACAACTCCTCCGGGCAGGTACGGGAGTGCCTGTGCGCGAATTCCTCAGGCGCCGCGGCGACCGCGTTCTCCTCGTCCTCGCTCGACGCTGCCGACTCCTCCGGGATACTGTCGGTATGGTAGGACTCCGTCAGCACCTGATGGTACTCCTTGCCCAGCACCCGCAGCGCCGCGCGCAGGTACTGCTGGGGCGAGTACTTCTCGATATGGTCGATCAGGTTGCGGGAGAGGAACTCCATCGCGCGGGAGAGCGCAGCCTCGTAGACGTCGTTGTACTTCAGGCAGACGTCCAGCTCGCGGTGCTGCTTCGAGCCCGAGACGCGGATGGTCGCACCGCGCGCGAACTGCAAGAGCACGAGGTGGACCAGCTCGGCAAACTCCGAAATCTCGGCTTCGCTCAACCGCTCGTAACCGGCCTTGAGACCCTCGAACACCGCTTCCAGGGCCGCGTACGCGCCCTTCCGGTCGCGCTGGGCGATACCGTCGATCACCCGATCCATCTCGGCCAGGAGCGGCGACTCTAGCATCTCCTCCGGCCCGCTCGACGTTTCCATGGTGTCCGGTCAGACCATTGACATCTGGCGCCTATCTCAAAACCATCTGAAAAATGACCCAGATCCGGCAGAGCAACGAAACCCGGGCGGAATTGCCCATCGGTATCTGCTGTTGCAGCGTGGATGGTATCATGCCCGTGCCGATTGGGACGGATTGCTCGTCTGAAGTGTCTCTGACGACAGTTCCGAAGTAGAGGCGTGGGTTCGGATGGATGTCGGAGAGCAAGCCGAACTGAGGCGTCGCCACCTGTGCCCCCGCGCCGTGGCCCGTTGCGGCCGGCCCGGCAGGCATCGCCGATACGACGCTGGTCAGCGTGACCAGAGCAAGGATGGGAAAGAGCCTCTTGAAAATGCGCACGTTTCCTCCTCTATGGGTTATGCGCTGAGGCGCGACTTAGAGACGGCCTTATCGGTGTACACATTATTATATACTTCCCGATTGGAAAGGTGGCGCACCGCGCGCCTTGCCTCTCCCGAATAGATTCTAGTTCCCCCTGTCCCCGTGTCAATACGACGAACCGACCCTGAATCCGATACTTAACCACCTGATGAACGCAGATGGACACGGATGTAGTCTCCGGCCCGAACCCAATTCCGCGCCGCCGGCGTTGTTCCCAGTGTCGGCCGCCGCTGGGCGCCTTGAGTCTTGGCTTCCCCGCCCTGTGCGCGGTCCGGTCAGTCCTATGTCGGTTCCTGGGAACGATTCCTCTATAAGTGGCAGTAGCTCATGATGATGCCGACCGATCTCGCAGTCACTAGCCCCTGGTCCATGGTCCCGAGTCCCCAGCCCCTGATCC encodes the following:
- a CDS encoding TonB-dependent receptor, which codes for MRNFNLRASYLALSVLLLAGLAFAANTGVVKGKVTDRKTGEVLTGVNVQVEGTELGNASDADGKYEIINVPPGTYTVIASYLGYNEEKVTNVLVVQDNVATVDFKMSNTVIDIGTKVEVTAEKWHPVQRTNVTVERVITDKDFKRLPVTNLSDLVGMQAGVTQTANTGWTHIRGGRYDDVAYLVDGVSAQDALVGTLWSSPKPTADALQSVVVITGGFDAEYGQAMSGIIKAVTKEGGEKTNGHVAYTTDDFFPQNTGYNYGYNRIALSLGGPTPIWNRLRYFLSADFFRTADDAGVRYKVNEPRGEYALEGNVTLQMPKEFFLTKQGLRFTLDAYGSDYQWQAWGNSWKYDLAALYANRVRSYKANFTINHMLSQSTVYEAKVGMFQTSLIRTNRNFDAEAADTTGVWGALRKAGIWNRYIFRAEDWVFNNPEGLDKQNAILQLYRSYWLSPSGDTVYAHPGKKNWQSPYQLVDNPWGVASLFYTEGDAGVWHYRATDQVLGKVDLTHTVSKIHEIKTGIDITQYSLSVYENSLPWDQNPFWDAYNYKPLLASAYIQDRADFEDLVVRAGVRFDYLDSKAEVRAFPESLGSREVIADSMLPVPAKYRLAPRLGLSYPITERVKFRFSYGHFYKNPEFIDLYTYNDRTAAELRSRGNVIVGNADMGAEKTIAYEMGFDSQLSDIFEFDVTAFYKDVFDLAGVRVVHALPQPYSEYYNVEYARIQGFEATMSKTLSQYWSSSIGYTYQVAKGTASTATTQYQRTTPLQLDYYLDQDIRHSLHADLAFLFPSDFKVVPMRDVELSGVFSYNTGSPYTPTDQKGNQIGLSNSARLPSSYDLDGRIGKDFRVFGLAFSLTCDITNILNTEIITNVFSTTGKPDYTGAIITPEQFSASGFLFGDYYYHPARDYNHDGFITQSEQYLSYMKAYTDANTPPTYYGPPRKIRVGLSLSF